In a genomic window of Pleurocapsa sp. PCC 7319:
- a CDS encoding filamentous hemagglutinin N-terminal domain-containing protein, translating into MKFSVISFYVLVYFLISLFVSNNKLVTAQSIQPDGTTPTQPTSCSGDCLIKGGLQHGNNLFHSFVRFNVDVKGTVLFQDPGVANILSRVTGNEISEILGTLGINGGDANLFLVNPNGIIFGVDSHLDLNGSFLATTANMIRFNEQGLLNTSPNEIPLLTINPSALLFATGNKGVIRNESIAAAGKDLSGFETFGLRVPNGKSLLLIGGDIIFDGGISNAFGGRVELGGLAEAGEIKLNFSNIDEQTLSLSFTDQFQKANVSLTNGSGVSVPSEQGGNIVINAQNLTISEASFVFTGIGSNLGTFDNQAGNITLNATEKLEIKNESIVINQTSLGAIGNGGDININTESLFVSNNSFLQTATFGIGNAGNIKINAPNGMIEIRSTSRINTNVASNGIGRSGNIKIVAQEISLKDKSIVDANTLGQGNAGNIDLFVEEDIDIASESRIFSGVNPEAVGNAGQINIEAKNISLNSGSILIANVLGSGTGGDISLNIIDTFNISGFGTDGFSSGIVTTTEAGGEGQAGNISVNTSSFKIVDGGLVSSQTFNESNGGNIFINANTFSAINGGQIVTSSDSSGNAGNIDIQVADNLLLSGNDPNFANRLAEFGDLFVGNEAPGNSGLFANVRSEASGIGGDIQVTAGHLDIQEGAEVNVSSTGTGEAGSLNIEAQNVTLDRGSLTAETRVGEQGNITLNNADTLLLRNNSQITTNAAELATGGDIFISSDGIALLDNSDITAKAVRGQGGNIQITAQSIFREPDSEITAASELGIDGTITINSPEVDPASGVVELSDVPIDAGAIFAQDLCKFQDEKIAKGSSFIITGRGGLTPTSEESLGNRDRIVNWASRDDLEVSKNGVVGIRQRTEKESINKKYPEIQQSQGLVVASDGSTWLTANAPNTAPQNSPTVHPDCRTSESKN; encoded by the coding sequence GTGAAATTTTCTGTTATCAGTTTTTACGTTTTAGTCTATTTCTTAATCAGCTTATTTGTTAGTAATAATAAGTTGGTAACAGCTCAATCTATACAACCTGACGGTACAACACCTACTCAACCGACAAGTTGTTCTGGAGATTGTTTGATTAAAGGTGGATTGCAACATGGAAATAATTTGTTTCATAGTTTTGTTAGATTTAACGTTGATGTTAAAGGAACAGTTTTGTTTCAAGATCCTGGTGTAGCAAATATCTTAAGTAGAGTTACGGGCAATGAAATTTCTGAGATATTAGGAACTCTTGGAATCAATGGTGGAGATGCCAATTTATTCCTGGTTAATCCGAATGGAATAATATTTGGAGTAGATTCCCACTTAGATTTGAATGGTTCTTTTTTAGCTACTACTGCAAATATGATTAGGTTTAACGAACAGGGCTTGCTAAATACTTCTCCGAATGAGATTCCTCTATTGACTATCAACCCTTCTGCGCTATTATTTGCCACCGGAAATAAAGGAGTTATCCGCAATGAATCAATTGCTGCTGCAGGAAAAGATCTTTCTGGTTTTGAAACCTTTGGTCTTCGAGTTCCTAATGGAAAAAGCTTATTGTTAATAGGTGGAGATATAATTTTTGATGGTGGAATATCAAATGCTTTTGGAGGTAGAGTAGAATTAGGTGGATTGGCTGAAGCAGGAGAGATTAAGCTTAATTTTTCGAATATTGACGAGCAAACTTTGAGCCTTAGTTTTACCGATCAGTTTCAAAAAGCAAATGTATCCCTTACTAATGGATCTGGTGTTAGCGTGCCTTCTGAACAAGGAGGCAACATTGTTATCAATGCCCAGAATTTGACTATTTCTGAAGCAAGTTTTGTATTTACTGGTATTGGATCAAATTTAGGAACTTTCGACAATCAAGCAGGAAATATAACTCTTAATGCCACAGAAAAACTGGAAATAAAAAATGAAAGCATCGTTATCAATCAAACATCATTAGGAGCCATAGGGAATGGAGGTGATATAAACATTAATACGGAATCACTTTTCGTTAGCAATAATAGTTTTCTTCAAACAGCAACTTTTGGTATTGGAAATGCTGGTAATATCAAGATCAATGCACCTAATGGAATGATTGAAATTAGAAGTACTTCACGAATTAATACAAATGTTGCTTCTAATGGAATAGGTAGAAGTGGAAATATTAAAATTGTTGCTCAAGAAATTTCGCTAAAAGATAAATCTATTGTAGATGCCAACACTCTAGGACAAGGAAATGCAGGAAATATAGATCTATTCGTGGAAGAAGATATAGACATTGCTTCTGAGAGTCGTATTTTTAGCGGTGTAAACCCAGAAGCAGTAGGAAATGCTGGGCAGATTAATATAGAAGCAAAAAATATCTCTCTTAATAGTGGTTCAATATTGATAGCTAATGTTTTAGGAAGCGGTACAGGTGGTGATATTTCGTTAAATATTATTGATACATTTAATATTAGTGGATTTGGCACAGATGGTTTTTCCAGTGGTATTGTTACCACAACAGAAGCAGGAGGTGAAGGTCAAGCAGGAAATATTTCAGTTAATACAAGTAGTTTTAAAATTGTTGATGGCGGGCTTGTTAGTTCTCAAACTTTTAATGAGAGTAATGGCGGAAATATTTTCATCAATGCTAATACCTTTTCAGCTATTAATGGTGGACAAATAGTTACTTCGTCAGATAGTTCTGGTAATGCTGGTAATATAGATATCCAAGTTGCCGACAATCTTTTGCTCTCAGGCAATGATCCTAATTTTGCTAATCGACTTGCTGAATTCGGTGATTTATTTGTTGGCAATGAAGCCCCAGGAAATAGTGGACTATTTGCTAATGTTCGTTCAGAAGCTTCAGGTATCGGTGGTGATATCCAAGTTACAGCAGGACATTTAGATATTCAAGAAGGTGCAGAAGTTAACGTTAGTTCTACAGGTACAGGAGAAGCAGGAAGCTTAAACATTGAGGCTCAAAATGTAACTTTAGACCGAGGAAGTCTCACTGCAGAAACTAGAGTAGGAGAACAAGGTAATATCACCCTCAATAACGCAGATACTCTGTTGCTTCGCAATAATAGCCAAATTACGACCAATGCCGCCGAATTAGCTACTGGAGGAGATATTTTCATTAGCTCTGATGGCATTGCTCTTTTAGACAATAGCGACATTACCGCCAAAGCAGTTCGCGGACAAGGGGGCAATATTCAAATTACTGCTCAGAGTATTTTTCGAGAGCCTGATAGCGAAATTACAGCTGCTTCAGAGTTAGGTATTGACGGCACAATTACGATTAATAGTCCCGAAGTCGATCCCGCTTCAGGGGTTGTTGAATTATCTGATGTTCCGATTGATGCCGGTGCCATATTTGCTCAAGACCTCTGTAAATTTCAGGACGAAAAAATTGCTAAGGGTAGCTCCTTTATTATTACTGGGCGGGGTGGTTTAACTCCCACATCCGAAGAATCTTTAGGCAATCGCGATCGCATTGTTAACTGGGCAAGTCGCGACGATCTCGAAGTCAGCAAAAATGGCGTAGTGGGAATACGCCAACGAACCGAAAAAGAAAGCATAAATAAAAAATACCCTGAAATTCAACAATCCCAGGGGTTAGTAGTAGCATCCGATGGTAGTACTTGGTTAACCGCCAATGCACCCAACACAGCTCCCCAAAATTCCCCAACCGTGCATCCAGACTGTCGAACTTCAGAATCGAAAAATTAA
- a CDS encoding filamentous hemagglutinin N-terminal domain-containing protein — protein sequence MSIINNICGAGVVLTTCFLFASIGNAQPVPDVTLPNNSEVNLEDRTYQISGGTVAGENLFHSFESFSVPIGTETIFNNNLAIQNILTRVTGNSVSNIDGLLGTMGSANLFFLNPNGVIFGSNSSLDIGGSFITTTADSLQFEDGIEFSASNPQTSPLLTISIPVGLQFGSQVGDISIQAASLDLGLNQLKTFALVGGNFNLEGGSIFADGNIELGSVARNSQVNLIPIETGWTLDYENVENFQDISFGQAATAEDRALEFPVALFTNKLQIQGKNISLLAGKQFIILQNASISASDTLKISGSNQETAQIAGDAPNFSQITGESADENNGGDLLIDTDRLIIRDGGQITSQVSGTFNLDGTDITPATGNGGDVIINASESIELVDEDSGIFSSSAGFGLAGKITINTKDLSISNGAIITAESTGADLVGRAIATGLGGEIEINASESIRLNGGFISSSTSGLGDDAGSLSLKTDRLSILDGSEISVSASGSGLAGNLEITANSINLDRSSLNAETRVGDRGNITLNNTDTLLLRNNSQITTNAAESATGGDITISSEGIALLDNSDITAKAVRGQGGNIQITTQGIFQEPDSEITAASELGIDGTITINNPDVDPASGVFELSDIPVDAEAILAQDICKFQDEKIAKGSSFIITGRGGLTPTSEESLGNRDRIVNWASRDDLEVSKNGAVGIRQRAEKESVNKKYPEIKQSQGLVVASDGSKWLTANAPNTILQNFPTVHPDCQS from the coding sequence ATGTCAATTATTAACAATATATGTGGAGCGGGAGTTGTATTGACTACCTGCTTTTTGTTTGCCTCTATAGGCAACGCTCAGCCCGTTCCTGATGTAACCTTACCCAATAATTCTGAGGTTAATTTAGAAGATAGAACTTATCAAATAAGTGGTGGAACTGTAGCTGGAGAAAATTTATTTCATAGTTTTGAAAGCTTTTCTGTTCCTATAGGCACAGAAACTATTTTCAATAATAATTTGGCTATTCAAAATATTCTTACTCGGGTTACAGGTAATTCAGTATCTAACATAGACGGCTTGTTGGGAACTATGGGTAGTGCCAATCTATTTTTCTTAAACCCTAATGGCGTTATTTTCGGCTCAAACTCTAGCTTAGATATTGGTGGTTCTTTTATTACTACTACTGCAGATAGCCTGCAATTTGAAGATGGTATCGAGTTTAGTGCCAGCAATCCCCAGACTTCTCCCCTATTAACTATTAGTATTCCTGTCGGTTTACAGTTTGGTAGCCAGGTGGGGGATATTAGTATTCAAGCAGCTTCTCTTGATTTAGGTTTGAATCAACTTAAAACTTTTGCTTTGGTTGGAGGTAATTTTAACCTAGAGGGAGGAAGCATATTTGCTGACGGTAATATTGAGCTAGGAAGCGTTGCTCGTAATAGTCAAGTAAATCTAATTCCTATAGAAACAGGATGGACCTTAGATTATGAAAATGTAGAAAATTTCCAAGACATTAGCTTTGGTCAAGCCGCAACTGCGGAGGATAGAGCATTAGAGTTTCCTGTAGCTTTATTTACTAATAAATTGCAGATTCAGGGAAAAAATATATCCCTACTAGCAGGAAAACAGTTCATTATTCTGCAGAACGCTTCTATATCAGCTTCTGACACTCTGAAAATTTCTGGTTCAAATCAAGAAACGGCTCAAATAGCTGGAGATGCTCCCAATTTTAGTCAAATAACTGGCGAATCTGCCGACGAGAACAATGGTGGAGATTTATTGATTGATACTGATAGATTAATTATTCGGGATGGGGGGCAAATTACGTCGCAGGTATCAGGAACTTTCAACCTCGATGGAACAGATATTACCCCTGCCACTGGCAATGGTGGTGATGTGATCATCAATGCCTCAGAATCTATAGAATTAGTCGATGAAGACTCTGGAATATTTTCTTCTTCAGCAGGATTTGGCTTAGCAGGAAAAATAACTATCAATACAAAAGACTTATCGATTAGCAATGGAGCAATTATAACTGCTGAATCTACTGGAGCAGATCTTGTAGGGAGAGCTATAGCAACAGGACTTGGAGGAGAAATTGAGATTAATGCCTCTGAATCGATTAGACTAAATGGCGGTTTTATCTCTTCTAGCACTAGTGGTCTAGGGGATGATGCGGGGAGTTTGAGCCTGAAAACCGATCGCCTCAGTATTTTAGATGGTTCAGAAATTAGCGTTAGTGCTTCGGGATCTGGACTAGCAGGAAATTTAGAGATTACAGCAAATTCTATTAATCTCGATCGCAGTTCTCTAAATGCTGAAACTAGAGTAGGCGATCGCGGTAATATCACTCTGAATAACACAGATACTCTGTTACTTCGCAACAATAGCCAAATTACTACCAATGCAGCGGAATCAGCGACAGGAGGAGATATTACGATTAGCTCAGAAGGTATTGCTCTTTTAGACAATAGCGACATTACCGCCAAAGCAGTTCGCGGACAAGGGGGCAATATTCAAATTACTACTCAGGGTATTTTTCAAGAGCCTGATAGCGAAATTACAGCTGCTTCTGAATTAGGGATTGACGGCACAATTACGATTAATAATCCCGATGTCGATCCCGCTTCAGGGGTTTTTGAATTATCTGATATTCCTGTTGATGCTGAAGCAATTTTAGCTCAAGATATTTGTAAATTCCAGGACGAAAAGATTGCTAAGGGTAGTTCCTTTATTATTACTGGACGGGGTGGCTTAACTCCTACATCTGAAGAATCTTTAGGGAATCGCGATCGTATTGTTAACTGGGCAAGTCGCGACGATCTCGAAGTTAGCAAAAATGGAGCGGTGGGAATACGCCAACGAGCCGAAAAAGAAAGCGTCAATAAAAAATACCCTGAAATCAAACAATCTCAAGGGTTAGTGGTAGCATCCGATGGCAGTAAGTGGTTAACCGCCAATGCACCGAACACCATTCTTCAAAATTTCCCAACCGTGCATCCAGATTGTCAAAGCTAG